A single window of Dermochelys coriacea isolate rDerCor1 chromosome 14, rDerCor1.pri.v4, whole genome shotgun sequence DNA harbors:
- the C14H17orf67 gene encoding LOW QUALITY PROTEIN: uncharacterized protein C17orf67 homolog (The sequence of the model RefSeq protein was modified relative to this genomic sequence to represent the inferred CDS: deleted 2 bases in 2 codons): MKKLLVFLFILVILTIFTDTSPILTEKEAKQILRTRREDRPRKAGFPDEPMREHMVYLQRLEKRSEEQFLEHWLNPHCYPHCNRNLVHPV; encoded by the exons ATGAAGAAGTTACTTGTGTTTCTCTTCATTTTGGTCATCCTGACCATTTTTACAG ATACTTCACCAATTTTG ACTGAAAAAGAAGCTAAACAGATTCTGAGAACCCGG CGTGAAGATAGACCAAGAAAAGCAGGTTTCCCTGATGAGCCAATGAgg GAACACATGGTTTACCTCCAGCGCTTGGAGAAGAGATCAGAAGAACAATTCCTTGAACATTGGTTAAATCCACACTGCTACCCGCATTGCAACAGGAATTTAGTTCATCCAGTCtaa